One stretch of Nitrosococcus watsonii C-113 DNA includes these proteins:
- a CDS encoding UDP-N-acetylmuramoyl-L-alanyl-D-glutamate--2,6-diaminopimelate ligase, whose amino-acid sequence METVARERGAMVMASGDRSCCLSDLLAEWVPIGAVRERRISSLSLDSRQVVPGALFFACQGTQQSGHGYIGAAVNQGAAAIVYDPVIPVSPVIQTQLQVQNIPLIPLPDLDSRLGIIANRFYLQPSRQFCVLGVTGTNGKTSVSHFLAQALHRQEVPCGLIGTLGRGVVDALQPSSLTTPDAITVQEQLAAMVASKARYAVLEVSSHALGQGRVSGVAFNIAIFTNLSREHLDYHGDMARYEAAKFRLFNQPGLRHAVINGDDAAGRAFLANLPPEVKAISYGLMNPQASLHTGKLRCDRHGIAMTIQSAWGEGQLTCPLLGRFNAYNLLAALGGLLAVGMPFTEALQRLSQVRAVVGRMESLGGEEGEPLLVVDYAHTPDALEQVLRSLRAHLGPGGRLWCVFGCGGNRDRGKRPLMGAAAERLADFVMLTDDNPRNEDPIQIIVDILSGIDDPDRVYQFRNRSEAIIRATQLAEPEDIVLIAGKGHEEYQQIGAEQRPFSDREQAQQALRQRQGELR is encoded by the coding sequence ATGGAAACGGTAGCAAGAGAGCGTGGAGCGATGGTGATGGCGTCCGGTGATCGAAGCTGCTGTTTAAGTGATTTGCTGGCGGAATGGGTACCCATTGGAGCAGTTCGGGAGCGGCGGATTAGCAGCCTGTCTCTGGATAGCCGCCAGGTCGTTCCCGGGGCGCTGTTTTTTGCCTGCCAGGGGACACAGCAGTCAGGCCATGGCTATATCGGTGCCGCTGTGAATCAAGGTGCCGCCGCGATTGTCTATGATCCGGTAATTCCTGTTTCTCCAGTAATCCAAACGCAGTTACAGGTCCAAAATATACCGTTAATCCCTTTACCTGATTTAGACAGCAGATTGGGGATAATTGCTAATCGCTTTTATCTCCAGCCGTCACGGCAGTTTTGCGTGTTAGGGGTTACAGGAACCAATGGCAAAACCTCGGTGAGCCATTTTTTAGCCCAGGCTCTCCACCGGCAAGAGGTCCCTTGTGGGTTGATAGGGACCTTGGGCAGGGGGGTGGTGGACGCGCTTCAGCCTAGTTCCCTTACCACTCCTGATGCGATAACCGTGCAGGAGCAGTTGGCGGCGATGGTGGCGTCAAAAGCTCGTTATGCAGTGTTGGAAGTATCCTCCCATGCTTTGGGGCAGGGACGGGTCAGTGGCGTGGCGTTTAATATCGCTATCTTTACTAATCTGAGCCGTGAGCATCTTGACTACCATGGTGATATGGCTCGCTATGAAGCGGCCAAGTTTCGCCTCTTTAACCAGCCTGGGCTGCGCCACGCCGTTATTAATGGGGATGATGCCGCAGGCCGTGCTTTTTTAGCTAACCTTCCTCCCGAAGTGAAGGCCATCAGCTATGGCTTGATGAATCCCCAGGCGAGCCTCCACACCGGGAAACTTCGTTGTGACCGTCATGGTATTGCCATGACGATTCAAAGTGCTTGGGGTGAAGGTCAATTAACTTGCCCTTTGCTAGGCCGGTTTAATGCTTATAACTTGCTGGCCGCTCTTGGCGGATTACTGGCTGTTGGGATGCCCTTTACTGAGGCGCTGCAGCGCCTCTCCCAAGTTCGAGCAGTGGTTGGACGTATGGAATCTCTTGGTGGAGAGGAAGGTGAACCTTTATTGGTAGTGGACTATGCCCATACCCCAGATGCCCTGGAGCAGGTTTTGCGCTCCTTACGGGCGCATTTGGGTCCAGGAGGCCGGTTATGGTGTGTGTTTGGTTGTGGCGGGAATCGAGATCGCGGTAAGCGTCCTTTAATGGGGGCAGCCGCTGAGCGTCTGGCTGATTTCGTGATGCTGACGGACGATAATCCTCGGAATGAGGACCCCATCCAAATTATCGTGGATATTCTCTCCGGTATCGATGATCCAGATAGGGTTTACCAGTTTAGGAACCGCTCGGAAGCAATCATCCGTGCTACACAATTAGCTGAGCCTGAGGATA
- the ftsL gene encoding cell division protein FtsL, which produces MDLARWLLVAVLSALIVASGVAVVYVKHENRRLFMELQGFYKVRDQLDEEWGRLLLEQSTLARQGRVERLARERLGMVVPDSSEVVIITLIKW; this is translated from the coding sequence ATGGACTTGGCGCGTTGGTTGTTAGTGGCGGTATTGAGTGCCTTGATTGTAGCTTCGGGCGTAGCCGTTGTTTATGTCAAACATGAAAACCGTAGATTATTTATGGAGTTACAAGGTTTTTATAAGGTAAGAGATCAACTAGATGAGGAATGGGGACGTTTACTTCTGGAACAAAGCACATTGGCTAGGCAAGGGCGGGTGGAACGCTTGGCCCGTGAACGGCTTGGGATGGTTGTGCCGGACTCAAGCGAAGTAGTCATTATCACACTTATAAAATGGTAA
- a CDS encoding peptidoglycan D,D-transpeptidase FtsI family protein, with translation MVSRRERDKNYPGRLGVVGLAFAVAVAGLAWRLVELQVLDCDFLRGEGEARHLRVVEMPAHRGIITDRHGEPLAVSTPVASIWFNPRLLGEAREQWRALAEAAGVSMAHLEKRMKEGGRREFVYLNRWVEPDVAQRVQALEVPGVNLQSEYRRYYPTGPVAAHVVGFTNIDDRGQEGLELALDETLRGIPGKKRVIQDSRGRVVEDVENLRVPRPGQDLRLSIDLRLQYLAYRELKTAVQDHNARAGSLVILDVGTGEVLAMVNQPSYNPNDRAQLKSHLYRNRAVTDLFEPGSTIKPFTIGVALESGKYYPHTPIDTAPGYFRVGRYTIRDSRDYGRIDVSTVIKKSSNVGASKIALSLDPMRLWQGFYQAGLGTSTASGFPGEAEGHLPRSRTFPFREIEQATLAFGYGLSVTPLQLARAYAALGAGGELKPVSFLYREQAVREHQVWSEGIAPTVLSMLEEVVSDGGTGERAYVPSYRVAGKTGTVKKATRGGYAKERYLAVFAGLIPASHPRLAAVVLIDEPQGKYYGGQVAAPVFSKVMIGAMRLLNIAPDNLPPLHLAERENTE, from the coding sequence ATGGTAAGCCGACGAGAACGCGATAAGAATTATCCTGGCCGCTTAGGGGTCGTAGGGCTTGCTTTTGCTGTAGCTGTCGCAGGGCTGGCCTGGCGCCTCGTCGAGTTGCAAGTGCTCGACTGCGACTTCTTGCGAGGGGAAGGAGAGGCCCGTCACCTTCGGGTTGTGGAAATGCCAGCCCATCGGGGCATCATTACTGATCGTCATGGTGAGCCTCTGGCCGTGAGTACACCCGTGGCTTCGATATGGTTCAATCCTCGTCTGCTAGGTGAAGCCAGAGAACAATGGCGAGCCCTGGCAGAAGCAGCAGGTGTTTCCATGGCTCATCTGGAGAAGCGGATGAAAGAGGGAGGTAGGCGGGAGTTTGTATACCTGAATCGTTGGGTCGAACCTGATGTGGCCCAGCGAGTACAAGCCCTAGAGGTTCCCGGTGTAAATCTCCAATCAGAATACCGGCGTTATTATCCTACGGGCCCAGTAGCAGCCCATGTGGTGGGGTTTACCAATATTGATGATCGTGGTCAGGAGGGCCTGGAATTAGCTCTTGATGAGACCCTGCGGGGGATTCCGGGTAAAAAGCGAGTTATCCAGGATAGTCGTGGACGGGTAGTGGAGGATGTGGAGAATCTGAGGGTCCCGCGACCAGGACAAGATCTGCGCTTAAGCATTGATTTGCGGCTTCAGTATTTAGCTTATCGGGAGCTGAAAACGGCGGTTCAGGACCATAATGCCCGGGCTGGTTCATTGGTGATCCTGGATGTTGGCACCGGTGAAGTTTTAGCGATGGTGAATCAGCCCTCTTACAATCCCAATGATCGTGCCCAGCTGAAAAGCCATTTATATCGTAATCGGGCAGTCACGGATTTATTTGAGCCTGGTTCTACTATTAAGCCTTTCACCATAGGGGTAGCGCTGGAGTCGGGAAAGTATTATCCCCATACTCCTATTGATACAGCACCCGGTTACTTCCGGGTAGGACGTTACACCATTCGTGATAGTCGCGATTATGGCCGTATTGATGTTAGCACGGTGATTAAAAAATCAAGCAATGTAGGCGCAAGCAAAATCGCCTTAAGTCTCGATCCGATGCGCCTCTGGCAGGGTTTTTACCAGGCGGGGCTAGGGACCTCAACGGCCAGTGGCTTCCCTGGCGAGGCGGAAGGCCATTTACCCCGTTCTCGCACTTTCCCTTTTCGGGAAATTGAACAGGCCACGCTGGCATTTGGTTACGGTCTTTCGGTCACCCCGTTGCAGTTAGCCCGGGCTTACGCAGCTTTAGGGGCGGGAGGTGAGCTAAAGCCAGTCAGTTTCCTTTATCGAGAACAGGCTGTAAGAGAGCATCAGGTGTGGTCTGAGGGCATCGCGCCTACAGTGTTATCCATGCTTGAAGAGGTGGTGAGTGATGGCGGCACGGGAGAGCGAGCCTATGTTCCTAGTTATCGGGTGGCGGGTAAGACAGGTACGGTGAAAAAAGCGACTCGGGGTGGATATGCTAAGGAAAGATATCTTGCTGTATTTGCTGGTCTTATCCCTGCCAGCCATCCTCGTTTGGCGGCGGTGGTGCTGATCGATGAACCCCAGGGGAAATACTATGGGGGCCAAGTGGCAGCCCCGGTGTTTTCTAAAGTAATGATCGGGGCGATGCGATTGCTGAACATTGCGCCGGACAATTTGCCTCCCTTACATTTAGCGGAGCGGGAAAATACTGAGTAA